A region of the Dyadobacter sp. CECT 9275 genome:
AGGATACTCACCTTCGTCCTGGCATTCCCCTCAATCAGCGGAAACAGAAAATCTCTCCGCTGGCCGTACTTCCACTCTTCGGGTTCCTTTCTGGTGACGTAGGCATAGATATACTTCTCGTCGTTAGACTGTGTGAACCAGATATTCTTGTCACGTATCAGCGGCAGCGGCTTCACAGCATAAATAGACTCGCTATTGGCAAAATTCCAAAGCGCAATCTCACGTAACAGGCTTTCCTGCTCAATCTGTATTTCCCCGTTAGGTTTGGGTCCCACGTTCAGCAAAAAATTCCCGCCCTTTGCCCTGATCTCAATCAGCATGTTGATAATTTCAGTGCCGGATTTGTGCGGATCGTTTGTAGGCTTATACTGCCAGTCGGTACCCATTGTATAACAGGCTTCCCACGGCCTTGGCAGAGCCTGGTCGGGGATGTTCTGCTCAGGAGTATTCATGGCATCCCGCGTGATGACCAGGTCGGACTGAAGGCTCCATGCGTACTCACGTAAACCGTCACCGGGGCCATCAAAAAACATGATATCAATTTTACCGTAATTTGTCAGCAGTTCTTTGATCTGCTGCTTGTCATAATCCATCAGTTTTGGATTATTCATGGGGTATTGCCTTGGGTCCTGCAGACGGCCCAAAGGGATGTTATTCTGACTAAAAAACAAAAAATCCTCTGGAGAGAAATACAGCCCCACGGCTATCCCCTGCTTCCTGAACGCATCAACAATTTCCTTTGTTACGTCTCTTTTAAAGGGAGTATTCATGACATTAAAGGAAGTGGACTTTGTATCAAACATACAAAAGCCGGAATGGTGCTTGGTTGTAAAAACAACATATTTCATCCCCGCCAGGCGCGCAAGCGTCGCCCACTCTTCCGGATCAAACTTCTTGGGATTAAAAAATGAGGGCAGTTCCTTTACATATCGGGCAACGTATTCATCAGAAGCTCCTGCCAGCGAATGGCTGATCACCGCCCCCAGGCTAACATCAACATTCCAATGGAT
Encoded here:
- a CDS encoding alpha-L-fucosidase, which codes for MTIRRFVLLFFICCCSCAAIAQQKANNPERVKWFQDLGFGMFIHWNVDVSLGAVISHSLAGASDEYVARYVKELPSFFNPKKFDPEEWATLARLAGMKYVVFTTKHHSGFCMFDTKSTSFNVMNTPFKRDVTKEIVDAFRKQGIAVGLYFSPEDFLFFSQNNIPLGRLQDPRQYPMNNPKLMDYDKQQIKELLTNYGKIDIMFFDGPGDGLREYAWSLQSDLVITRDAMNTPEQNIPDQALPRPWEACYTMGTDWQYKPTNDPHKSGTEIINMLIEIRAKGGNFLLNVGPKPNGEIQIEQESLLREIALWNFANSESIYAVKPLPLIRDKNIWFTQSNDEKYIYAYVTRKEPEEWKYGQRRDFLFPLIEGNARTKVSILGYKSELVEYVNHFDASVKIAPTPLGLAVSAVNGQRFYTNRRWPNAVVLKIENAKFKPPVKDKTSQSGIDGAK